In a single window of the Campylobacter iguaniorum genome:
- a CDS encoding flagellar basal body rod modification protein, with protein sequence MATTTDTQFTADKWAAADAAQKASNTAGTGTNPNATLDKDAFMKLLLTELQYQDPTDPMDTASMLEQTSQLASLEMQENTNKIMQELATQMQSSYSLTAMSALGKIANLSNSVSKDTTTSSIDFSLYFKDATRSGQIEVYDTKGNVVKTIDFGEKSAGVQKFTWDGTDKNGDQTLPGEYLIKAKYTNVEGNSAETLLGTYPVEAVKFENGEAKIKIAGEYVSMSDVREFTEAEK encoded by the coding sequence ATGGCAACTACTACAGATACGCAATTCACAGCAGACAAATGGGCAGCCGCAGACGCAGCTCAAAAAGCCTCAAACACTGCTGGAACTGGAACCAACCCAAACGCAACGCTTGATAAAGATGCGTTTATGAAACTCCTTCTTACTGAACTCCAATACCAAGATCCAACTGATCCTATGGATACAGCAAGTATGCTTGAGCAAACCAGCCAGCTAGCCAGCTTAGAAATGCAAGAAAACACAAACAAAATCATGCAAGAGCTAGCCACTCAAATGCAAAGCAGCTACTCACTAACTGCGATGAGCGCACTTGGAAAGATAGCAAATTTATCAAACTCAGTATCAAAAGACACAACAACTAGCTCAATCGATTTTAGTTTGTATTTCAAAGACGCCACAAGATCAGGTCAAATCGAGGTCTATGACACAAAAGGCAATGTCGTAAAAACTATCGATTTTGGCGAAAAATCTGCTGGGGTACAAAAATTCACTTGGGACGGAACAGACAAAAACGGCGACCAAACCTTGCCTGGTGAATACCTAATCAAAGCAAAATACACAAATGTAGAAGGCAACAGCGCTGAGACACTTCTTGGAACTTATCCAGTCGAAGCGGTCAAATTTGAAAACGGTGAGGCTAAAATCAAAATCGCTGGAGAGTATGTATCTATGAGCGATGTTAGAGAATTTACAGAAGCAGAAAAATAA
- a CDS encoding flagellar hook protein FlgE produces the protein MMSAFYNGISGVKTQGYGLDVVADNISNVNTVGFKSSTAEFKSLFYQTLGQTASSPTTSQIGLGSTLAATSLNFKQGSLTSTDNVFDMAIQGDGFFGIRGSDGNIYFTRNGDFGVDGEGNLVNRNGLFLQGTMTTISPTTLSQNATEKLGNTLVNGVTMATNQAFTVPTGNTINLTDVGSQTNIKLPDLLFIPAIATTKVDFSGNLDSQKIVDTTTIELNSDAITQAFDETNQTISLSGNLNDTPEIQIINDGQDVYITLTDKNGKSIQTRVDADADGNFKVDNLSVKNLNLEEPLVISANATLKQEIPNKQNFSTDVIAANGDKNVIKMEFTKRVPQAGDSTTWDVVANLYAPDNTLIETSNGALEFGPNGALVANTLGAIGGVEINLGSFYDPNVPNSGFDGMKSLAGQDLNLNITKDGEQEGLLKNYTMNANGEIVAIFDNGKQATMAKVALYHFQNDQGLSKIGDNTYAVSSNSGQPIFYTDKNGDVIYGATISNRKLEMSNVDLGSALTDMIVIQKAYDASAKSITTSDQMIQKAINMKK, from the coding sequence ATGATGAGTGCATTTTACAACGGAATAAGTGGAGTCAAGACTCAAGGATACGGGCTAGATGTCGTCGCTGATAATATCTCAAACGTAAATACAGTCGGTTTTAAATCAAGCACGGCTGAGTTTAAAAGCTTGTTTTATCAGACTTTAGGACAGACTGCCTCTTCTCCTACGACATCACAAATCGGTCTTGGCTCCACGCTTGCAGCCACTTCACTAAATTTCAAACAAGGAAGTCTGACAAGCACAGATAATGTCTTTGACATGGCTATACAAGGCGATGGATTTTTTGGTATTAGAGGAAGTGATGGCAATATTTATTTTACTAGAAATGGCGATTTTGGCGTCGATGGCGAAGGAAATTTAGTAAATAGAAATGGTCTGTTTTTGCAAGGGACGATGACTACGATTTCGCCAACGACTCTTAGTCAAAATGCGACTGAAAAGCTTGGCAACACACTCGTAAATGGCGTGACAATGGCTACAAATCAAGCCTTCACCGTGCCTACTGGCAATACAATCAATCTCACTGATGTCGGCTCACAAACAAATATCAAGCTTCCAGATCTGCTTTTTATACCAGCTATTGCGACTACAAAGGTTGATTTTAGTGGAAATTTAGACTCACAAAAGATAGTTGATACCACAACTATAGAGCTAAATTCTGATGCAATTACTCAAGCGTTTGATGAGACAAACCAAACAATTTCACTCAGCGGAAACCTAAACGACACTCCAGAGATCCAAATCATAAATGATGGTCAAGACGTCTATATCACGCTAACAGATAAAAATGGCAAATCTATCCAAACCAGAGTCGATGCCGATGCTGATGGAAATTTCAAAGTGGATAATTTATCAGTTAAAAATCTAAATTTAGAAGAGCCACTTGTGATAAGTGCAAACGCAACTCTCAAACAAGAGATACCAAATAAACAAAACTTCAGCACTGATGTGATAGCAGCAAATGGCGATAAAAACGTGATAAAAATGGAATTTACAAAGCGAGTTCCACAAGCCGGAGATAGCACGACTTGGGACGTGGTAGCAAATCTCTACGCGCCAGATAATACCTTGATAGAAACATCAAACGGAGCTTTGGAATTTGGCCCAAATGGAGCATTAGTCGCAAATACTTTAGGAGCTATCGGTGGTGTGGAGATAAATTTAGGCTCATTTTATGATCCAAACGTACCAAATAGCGGATTTGACGGTATGAAATCGCTTGCTGGACAAGATCTGAACTTAAATATCACAAAAGACGGCGAGCAAGAAGGCCTACTAAAAAACTATACTATGAATGCAAATGGAGAAATCGTAGCTATTTTTGATAATGGCAAACAAGCCACAATGGCAAAAGTAGCACTCTATCATTTTCAAAATGATCAAGGCTTATCCAAGATCGGAGACAACACATATGCAGTCAGCTCAAACTCGGGTCAGCCGATATTTTACACAGACAAAAATGGCGATGTAATTTATGGTGCAACTATCTCAAATAGGAAATTAGAGATGTCAAACGTGGATCTTGGCTCAGCTCTAACTGATATGATAGTCATCCAAAAAGCATACGACGCAAGTGCGAAATCTATCACTACAAGCGACCAAATGATACAAAAAGCTATCAATATGAAGAAATAA
- the typA gene encoding translational GTPase TypA, with protein MEKIRNIAVIAHVDHGKTTMVDELLKQSGTFTEHQAVGERVMDSNDIERERGITILSKNTAIRYKDHKINIIDTPGHADFGGEVERVLKMVDGVLLLVDAQEGVMPQTKFVVKKALSLGLKPIVVVNKIDKPAADPDRVINEIFDLFVALDATDEQLEFPVVYAAAKNGYAKLKLDDENVDMKPLFETILANVPEPTGKDENPLQLQVFTLDYDNYVGKIGIARIFNGKISKNQNVMLAKADGTKTTGRISKLIGFFGLDRMDINEAGTGDIVAIAGFETLDVGDSVVDPNNPIPLDPLHIEEPTLSVVFSVNDSPLAGTEGKFVTSNKIDERLESEMKTNIAMKYENIGEGKFKVSGRGELQITILAENMRREGFEFCLGRPEVIIKQIDGVRCEPYELLVIDSPDDCTGTVIEKLGKRKAEMVSMNPTGDGQTRIEFEIPARGLIGFRSQFLTDTKGEGVMNHSFLEFRPLSGSVEHRSNGALISMESGVALAYSLFNLQDRGVLFCDPQTKVYVGMIIGEHSRPNDLDVNPIKGKNLTNVRASGSDDAIKLVPPRKHSLERALEWIEEDELVEVTPTNIRIRKRYLDPTIRKRMAKTKE; from the coding sequence TTGGAAAAGATACGAAATATTGCAGTTATCGCCCACGTCGATCACGGTAAAACAACTATGGTCGATGAGCTCCTTAAACAATCAGGAACTTTCACAGAGCACCAAGCTGTCGGTGAAAGGGTGATGGATAGCAATGACATTGAAAGAGAACGCGGAATCACAATTTTGTCTAAAAATACAGCTATTCGCTACAAAGATCACAAAATCAACATCATAGACACCCCAGGACACGCCGATTTCGGTGGTGAGGTCGAGCGTGTTTTGAAGATGGTTGATGGAGTTTTATTGCTTGTTGATGCTCAAGAAGGCGTTATGCCACAAACCAAATTTGTCGTGAAAAAAGCACTAAGCCTTGGACTAAAACCAATCGTAGTAGTAAACAAAATCGATAAACCAGCAGCTGATCCAGATCGCGTGATAAACGAGATTTTTGACCTGTTTGTCGCTCTTGATGCGACTGACGAGCAGCTTGAGTTCCCAGTGGTTTATGCTGCAGCAAAAAATGGTTATGCTAAGCTAAAATTAGATGATGAAAACGTGGATATGAAGCCACTTTTTGAGACTATTTTGGCAAATGTTCCAGAGCCAACTGGCAAAGATGAAAACCCACTTCAACTTCAAGTTTTCACACTTGATTATGATAACTATGTTGGCAAAATCGGTATCGCGCGTATTTTCAATGGTAAAATTTCAAAAAATCAAAACGTAATGTTAGCCAAGGCTGACGGCACTAAAACAACTGGTCGTATCAGTAAGCTTATAGGATTTTTCGGACTTGATAGAATGGATATAAACGAAGCTGGAACTGGCGATATCGTAGCGATCGCTGGATTCGAAACTCTTGATGTAGGTGACAGCGTCGTAGATCCAAATAACCCAATCCCACTTGACCCACTCCACATCGAAGAGCCGACACTTAGCGTTGTATTTAGCGTAAATGACTCTCCATTAGCTGGAACTGAGGGTAAATTTGTCACTTCAAATAAGATTGATGAACGCCTTGAGAGCGAGATGAAAACAAATATCGCGATGAAATACGAAAACATCGGCGAGGGTAAATTTAAAGTAAGTGGTCGTGGTGAGCTTCAAATCACGATTTTGGCTGAAAATATGAGAAGAGAGGGCTTTGAGTTTTGTCTAGGTCGTCCAGAAGTCATAATCAAACAAATCGATGGCGTCAGATGTGAGCCTTATGAGCTTCTTGTAATCGATTCTCCAGATGATTGTACTGGAACTGTTATCGAAAAACTTGGTAAAAGAAAAGCTGAAATGGTAAGCATGAACCCAACAGGCGATGGTCAAACAAGAATTGAGTTTGAGATACCAGCGCGTGGATTAATCGGCTTTAGAAGTCAGTTCCTCACAGATACTAAAGGTGAGGGCGTGATGAACCACAGCTTTTTGGAGTTCCGCCCACTAAGTGGCTCAGTCGAGCATAGAAGTAATGGTGCTTTGATAAGTATGGAAAGTGGCGTGGCGCTTGCTTATTCGCTATTTAATCTTCAAGATCGTGGCGTGTTATTTTGCGATCCACAAACAAAGGTTTATGTAGGTATGATTATCGGTGAGCATAGCCGTCCAAACGACCTTGATGTCAATCCTATCAAAGGCAAAAACCTTACAAACGTTCGTGCGAGTGGCTCAGATGATGCTATCAAACTTGTTCCACCACGCAAACACAGCCTTGAGCGTGCGCTTGAGTGGATAGAAGAAGATGAGCTAGTAGAGGTTACTCCTACTAATATCCGTATCCGCAAACGCTACCTTGACCCAACTATCAGAAAAAGAATGGCAAAGACAAAAGAGTAA
- a CDS encoding autotransporter outer membrane beta-barrel domain-containing protein, producing MKTSTKKSNNKRRSVIAPVIISLVAATSLYFTTTFDYVGKPHDVPIGGLQYGDMLEGINGNFHGGWDINALIYTVRNKSDNNIKSVIGSVLSDVNKLTADNKPWHVETYNHMSNNIIKVDNSTLDYVAGAILGNADSNLYDIFSTSLNTVTVNDSTINKRIFGGYNYWRMPFGNKVTVNNTKVKGGVYSSVYGNRTDLTQFGNMRPGINGVGENNTLTIANGSVIEGDAAGTYTKAENSSATTKNTRVTIDGSTVKGTVYGDGNDELLKNNTLTSSSDNAIVTIRNKSTVNHVYGAKKFNGNIDNSNVTGWAVGASTNKDKTIDKTNLTIGVNTTVKGRVIGANIRGNGSVTGGTVNVANSEVKRNVLGVWANGSGTIKNTTTSVNSSIVNGIIYGGKNEKDGSVIRNIVNISKKTIANGAIGGESNSGEVRDNIVNLSDDSIINGNVLGGKSSTGSTTNNTISIREGVDITGNVIGGEVHDGKFGGKATNNTVNLYGSINLPNSILYGGKTDNGHGDVLTGNTLNVTSNKIVAKDIRNFENINTKVTKATLNGSPIVNLTGDGLTDLSKTTVSVSNLGTSFEAKVVDKITLFSKPNGTISKPKNDIINTMQGVSRGVTIILNKSDKPVVNPDLKPVTPTDDSRAGTGTSTVDKDKDTDKPTVDPKDKDKELSEEDKPVANEVLPSESEEAAISTLDVDGTIGSTTINKKIKNIAETGIADMDAANSASALLDKYLSSEQISNQVGNSSFGLIDNKKIRYNSSGSHVDIKGINLIAGVSHKKENILHGVFFEAGRGSYDSFNSTTQGDVKGNGNSHHFGFGGLVKAELPSNFYAEGSARVGKVKSTYSSNDLGIGNAKAETKYNASKVYYGTHFGLGKIFDLGARSNLDLYSKVYYTRTGSKNVNLSSGEDIKFEAINSIVSKTGFRYGYGFNDNLNLYAGAALEHEFDSKIKAHNSFTNQNIEAPSVKGSTGLFELGVKLNPIGKNDKFSLDVNLQGLTGKKQGIAGGIETKYKLY from the coding sequence ATGAAGACTTCAACAAAAAAGTCAAACAACAAAAGGAGAAGCGTAATCGCTCCAGTGATTATAAGTTTAGTAGCAGCTACTAGCTTGTATTTTACAACAACTTTCGATTATGTCGGCAAGCCACATGACGTACCAATAGGTGGTTTACAATATGGTGATATGCTAGAGGGTATAAATGGTAATTTTCACGGAGGATGGGATATAAATGCACTTATTTACACCGTAAGAAATAAATCTGATAATAATATAAAATCTGTCATAGGTTCTGTCTTGTCGGATGTCAATAAACTCACAGCCGATAATAAACCTTGGCATGTTGAAACATATAACCATATGAGTAACAATATCATCAAAGTAGATAATTCTACGCTCGATTATGTAGCTGGTGCGATTCTTGGTAATGCTGATAGCAATTTGTATGATATATTTTCTACATCGCTTAACACCGTGACGGTTAATGATTCTACAATCAATAAGCGTATTTTTGGTGGATATAACTACTGGCGAATGCCATTTGGAAATAAAGTTACAGTAAATAACACCAAAGTAAAAGGTGGAGTTTATTCTAGCGTTTATGGTAACAGAACTGATTTAACACAATTTGGCAATATGCGTCCTGGTATAAATGGCGTCGGCGAGAACAATACACTAACAATTGCTAACGGTTCAGTGATCGAAGGCGATGCGGCAGGAACATATACTAAAGCAGAAAATAGCAGTGCAACAACCAAAAATACAAGAGTAACTATAGATGGTTCTACTGTCAAAGGAACAGTATATGGCGATGGAAATGATGAGCTACTAAAAAATAATACCCTAACTTCATCAAGCGATAACGCTATTGTAACGATCAGAAATAAATCCACAGTAAATCATGTATATGGTGCAAAAAAATTTAATGGTAATATTGATAATTCAAACGTAACTGGATGGGCTGTTGGAGCATCTACGAATAAAGATAAAACAATAGATAAAACAAATCTCACTATAGGAGTAAATACCACGGTAAAAGGTCGTGTTATAGGTGCAAATATTCGCGGCAATGGCTCTGTAACTGGTGGAACAGTAAACGTAGCCAATTCAGAAGTCAAACGTAATGTCTTAGGAGTTTGGGCAAACGGTAGTGGAACCATAAAAAATACAACCACAAGTGTAAATTCAAGCATAGTAAATGGGATAATTTATGGTGGTAAAAACGAAAAAGACGGTAGTGTAATAAGAAATATTGTCAATATAAGCAAAAAAACAATTGCAAATGGTGCAATTGGTGGTGAAAGTAATAGTGGGGAAGTAAGGGATAATATTGTAAATTTATCTGATGATTCCATTATAAATGGTAACGTACTTGGTGGTAAAAGCTCGACAGGCTCAACTACAAACAATACTATAAGCATAAGAGAAGGCGTTGATATCACAGGTAATGTCATTGGCGGTGAAGTCCACGATGGTAAATTTGGTGGAAAAGCCACAAACAATACTGTAAATTTATATGGAAGTATAAATTTACCAAATTCAATTCTTTACGGTGGTAAAACAGATAATGGTCACGGGGACGTCCTTACAGGCAATACTCTTAATGTAACTTCGAATAAAATCGTTGCAAAAGATATACGAAATTTTGAGAATATTAATACCAAAGTCACTAAAGCTACACTAAATGGAAGCCCTATCGTTAATCTTACTGGAGATGGGCTTACAGATTTAAGCAAAACAACTGTTAGCGTTAGCAATCTTGGAACAAGCTTTGAAGCTAAAGTTGTAGATAAAATTACACTTTTTTCTAAACCAAACGGAACTATAAGTAAACCAAAAAATGATATTATTAATACTATGCAGGGTGTATCTAGAGGTGTCACAATTATTTTAAATAAGAGCGATAAACCTGTAGTTAATCCTGATCTTAAACCTGTAACTCCTACTGATGATAGCAGAGCTGGTACAGGAACTAGTACAGTAGATAAGGATAAAGACACTGATAAACCAACAGTAGATCCTAAAGATAAGGATAAAGAACTTTCTGAAGAGGACAAACCAGTAGCCAATGAAGTCTTACCTTCTGAAAGCGAAGAAGCTGCTATTTCCACACTTGATGTCGATGGCACCATAGGATCAACCACAATAAACAAAAAGATCAAAAATATCGCAGAAACTGGTATAGCCGATATGGACGCTGCTAATAGTGCATCAGCCCTGCTAGATAAATACCTATCTTCAGAGCAAATTTCTAATCAAGTTGGCAACTCATCATTTGGGTTAATCGACAATAAAAAGATCAGATACAACTCATCAGGTTCGCACGTAGATATCAAAGGTATAAATCTTATAGCAGGTGTAAGCCACAAAAAAGAAAATATCTTGCATGGTGTGTTCTTTGAAGCTGGTCGTGGCTCTTATGATAGTTTCAATAGCACAACTCAAGGCGACGTCAAAGGTAATGGTAATAGCCATCATTTTGGATTTGGTGGATTAGTCAAAGCAGAGCTTCCAAGCAACTTCTACGCCGAAGGTAGCGCAAGAGTCGGTAAAGTCAAAAGCACCTACTCAAGCAACGATCTTGGTATTGGAAACGCCAAAGCTGAGACTAAATACAATGCTTCTAAAGTCTATTATGGCACTCATTTTGGTCTTGGCAAGATATTTGACTTGGGTGCAAGGTCAAATTTAGATCTATATTCTAAGGTTTACTACACTAGAACAGGATCTAAAAACGTAAATTTATCTAGCGGTGAAGATATAAAATTTGAAGCTATAAACTCAATCGTAAGCAAAACAGGCTTTAGATACGGATATGGATTTAATGACAATTTAAATTTATACGCTGGAGCAGCTTTAGAGCATGAGTTTGATTCTAAGATCAAGGCTCACAACAGCTTCACAAATCAAAATATAGAAGCGCCATCTGTAAAAGGCAGCACAGGACTGTTTGAGCTTGGAGTGAAGCTAAATCCTATTGGCAAAAACGATAAGTTCTCATTAGATGTAAATCTTCAAGGACTAACTGGCAAAAAACAAGGTATCGCAGGAGGTATTGAAACTAAATATAAACTTTACTAA
- the fliK gene encoding flagellar hook-length control protein FliK, protein MEALNLALNSLPQAQKQTSQSELPTDETSSTDFLNMVLNSINKNEKISESDAKKIIEKAKNEATKESITQGLGLENLDDSLLGNTNFIQILGLLEALNGGESISKFPNFSDSLAKFLSIEQNVNEIKDAKSLVDLINLSKKFDLGLSKISVTKEDIKTLKEQFTNLGKSGFFDLKEMNLNEITKKKIQTAIQTTKKDEPAHLSKLLQNVSTNLAQKTETKTKSKEQTQEIQTETKTKPTNSKEVNLESLLKTSQKSDEKELTKQALQSKPEDINQAQPSSKQAPTKNKKEVSVDDYLASITQKALKEQVNEPTKFDIKSLNLETKELKSDAQTSQSNEQNGSQNEQQNNANSLVKDIVANAKLQVKNNQVKQTFESFASNLQEKISEYKPPITRFHLTLNPTNLGEVEVTLINRGNNLHINFNSNNQTMQLFLQNQAEFKNSLVNMGFTELEMNFSDQNGSNKEQNGNTKFKNYNADFEDTLNGGEEENVVLEVVIPKYF, encoded by the coding sequence ATGGAAGCTCTAAATTTAGCCCTAAATTCACTACCTCAAGCACAAAAACAAACTAGCCAATCAGAGCTACCTACAGATGAAACTAGCTCAACTGATTTTTTAAATATGGTCTTAAATAGCATAAACAAAAACGAAAAAATCTCAGAATCGGACGCTAAAAAAATCATAGAAAAAGCCAAAAATGAAGCCACTAAAGAGAGCATAACTCAGGGACTTGGCTTAGAAAATTTAGATGATTCCTTACTAGGAAATACAAATTTTATCCAGATTTTAGGACTTTTAGAAGCGTTAAATGGTGGGGAAAGCATAAGCAAATTTCCTAATTTTTCAGATAGTTTGGCTAAATTTTTATCAATCGAGCAAAATGTAAATGAGATAAAAGACGCAAAAAGCTTGGTTGATCTTATAAATTTAAGCAAAAAATTTGATCTTGGATTAAGCAAAATCAGCGTCACAAAAGAGGATATAAAAACCCTAAAAGAACAATTCACAAACCTTGGCAAAAGCGGATTTTTCGACCTTAAAGAGATGAACTTAAACGAAATAACCAAAAAAAAGATACAAACAGCGATCCAAACCACGAAAAAAGATGAACCAGCACATTTATCAAAACTTCTGCAAAATGTCAGTACAAATTTAGCCCAAAAAACAGAGACAAAAACTAAATCAAAAGAGCAAACTCAAGAGATCCAAACAGAGACAAAAACCAAACCCACAAACTCTAAAGAGGTGAATTTAGAAAGTTTGCTAAAAACAAGCCAAAAATCTGATGAAAAAGAGCTCACAAAACAGGCCTTGCAATCTAAACCAGAAGATATAAACCAAGCTCAACCAAGCTCAAAACAAGCTCCCACAAAAAACAAAAAAGAAGTAAGCGTGGATGATTATCTTGCTAGCATAACTCAAAAAGCACTAAAAGAGCAGGTAAATGAGCCTACTAAATTTGATATAAAATCACTAAATTTAGAGACAAAAGAGTTAAAATCAGACGCCCAAACTAGTCAGTCAAACGAGCAAAACGGAAGCCAAAACGAGCAGCAAAACAATGCAAACTCACTTGTCAAAGACATAGTCGCAAACGCAAAACTCCAAGTCAAAAATAACCAAGTCAAGCAGACTTTTGAGAGTTTCGCATCAAATTTACAAGAAAAAATTAGCGAATACAAACCACCAATCACGCGTTTTCACTTAACTCTAAATCCGACAAATTTAGGCGAAGTCGAAGTCACGCTCATAAATCGTGGAAATAATTTGCATATAAATTTCAACTCCAATAACCAAACAATGCAACTTTTTCTCCAAAACCAAGCCGAGTTTAAAAACAGCCTTGTAAATATGGGATTTACAGAGCTTGAGATGAACTTCAGCGACCAAAACGGAAGCAACAAAGAGCAAAACGGCAATACCAAATTTAAAAACTACAACGCTGATTTCGAAGATACCTTAAATGGCGGCGAAGAAGAAAACGTAGTCCTAGAAGTAGTCATACCAAAATACTTCTAA